In Mangifera indica cultivar Alphonso chromosome 1, CATAS_Mindica_2.1, whole genome shotgun sequence, a single genomic region encodes these proteins:
- the LOC123227571 gene encoding 3-hydroxybutyryl-CoA dehydrogenase-like: MGEIKAIGEVGGGQLGSGIAQLGAMHGLVVWLVDSDPDAVVRATKSISSSIQRFVSKGQLSQTAGTDALRLLSCTSNLEDLRSVSRAIVESEDVKKHLFLELDKITKPSASLASQVLYLLPK; this comes from the exons ATGGGTGAGATCAAGGCGATTGGCGAGGTGGGCGGAGGCCAATTGGGCTCGGGAATCGCCCAGCTCGGCGCCATGCACGGCTTGGTCGTGTGGCTTGTTGACTCGGACCCAGATGCCGTGGTTAGAGCCACCAAATCTATCTCCAGTTCTATCCAAAGATTCGTCTCCAAAGGCCAGCTTTCTCAG ACGGCGGGAACTGATGCTCTGAGACTTCTAAGTTGTACTTCAAATTTGGAAGACCTTCGTTCAGTAAGTAGAGCTATTGTGGAATCTGAAGATGTAAAGAAGCACCTCTTTCTTGAGCTAGATAAGATTACTAAACCTTCTGCCAGTTTGGCATCACAAGTTCTATATCTATTACCTAAATAG
- the LOC123213166 gene encoding 3-hydroxybutyryl-CoA dehydrogenase-like, whose product MPMINAAFFTVYTGVATKEEVDVGMKPGTNNPMDPLELVDFIGLDVCLSIMKGLQAGLGCSKYAPCPLLVQYVDAECLGRKWGIGVYDYRKAPEALGESSTADKEIKVIS is encoded by the exons ATGCCAATGATTAATGCAGCATTTTTTACAGTTTATACTGGAGTTGCAACAAAGGAGGAGGTTGATGTGGGAATGAAGCCAGGAACAAACAATCCAATGGATCCTTTAGAGCTTGTGGATTTCATTGGATTGGATGTCTGCTTGTCAATAATGAAAGGTCTTCAAGCTGGTCTAGGGTGTAGTAAATATGCTCCCTGTCCTCTTCTTGTTCAGTATGTTGATGCAGAATGCCTTGGAAGAAAATGGGGAATTGGAGTTTATGACTACCGTAAAGCACCTGAAGCG CTTGGGGAATCTTCTACTGCAGACAAAGAAATCAAAGTGATCAGCTAA
- the LOC123209116 gene encoding protein DETOXIFICATION 19-like isoform X2: MLSDTSLGDGTRLLEAAGDDHGEKSWRKKVLDWEEAKTQVLFSLPMILTNVFYYAIPLVSVMFAGHLGQLELAGATLANSWATVTGFAFMIGLSGALETLCGQGFGAKLYRMLGIYLQASCIISFFFSIIISIFWFYTEPILVVFHQDPSISKQAALYMRYLIPGIFAYGFLQNILRFLQTQSVVMPMVLFSALPLGIHFGIAYPLVHCTSLGFKGASLAASVSLWISILVLVTYVFCAKKFKHTWEGFTCESFSFILTNLKLALPSATMVCVNTETIAYMITYGLSAAASTRVSNELGAGNVSQAKNAMAVTLKLSIFLALIVVLALAFGHNIWASFFSDSSEIIKQFASLTPLLAISIMFDSVQGVLSGVARGCGWQHLAVWANLATFYFIGMPIAVLLGFKLKLHASGLWIGLICGLSSQASSLLLISMCRNWTKMAILASRETETPSLV, translated from the exons ATGTTATCAGACACAAGTTTAGGCGATGGCACACGCTTGTTAGAGGCGGCTGGTGATGATCATGGAGAAAAAAGTTGGAGGAAGAAAGTTTTGGACTGGGAAGAAGCCAAGACCCAAGTCTTGTTTTCGCTACCCATGATTCTTACTAATGTTTTCTACTATGCTATCCCTCTGGTTTCTGTCATGTTTGCCGGTCACCTTGGCCAGCTTGAGCTTGCTGGCGCCACTCTTGCCAATTCTTGGGCTACCGTCACTGGGTTTGCTTTCATG ATAGGGCTAAGTGGAGCACTTGAAACACTTTGTGGTCAGGGATTTGGTGCAAAATTATACAGAATGCTGGGAATATACCTACAAGCTTCATGCATCATATCGTTCTTCTTCTCGATAATCATATCCATTTTCTGGTTCTATACAGAGCCTATACTGGTTGTATTTCATCAAGATCCCAGTATTTCAAAACAAGCAGCTCTTTATATGAGATATCTCATTCCGGGTATATTTGCATATGGCTTTTTACAGAACATCTTAAGGTTTCTTCAAACTCAATCCGTTGTCATGCCAATGGTCTTGTTCTCAGCGCTACCATTGGGCATTCATTTCGGCATTGCATATCCTTTAGTTCATTGCACATCGCTTGGTTTCAAGGGAGCTTCCTTAGCAGCTTCAGTTTCATTGTGGATATCAATCCTTGTGCTGGTAACATATGTGTTTTGTGCAAAAAAATTTAAGCACACATGGGAAGGATTTACTTGTGAATCATTTAGTTTTATCCTCACAAACTTGAAACTAGCCTTGCCCTCTGCAACAATGGTATG TGTGAACACAGAAACCATTGCTTATATGATTACCTATGGTCTCAGCGCCGCAGCGAG CACGAGGGTGTCAAATGAATTGGGAGCAGGAAATGTCAGTCAAGCGAAGAATGCCATGGCTGTGACTCTTAAGCTCTCTATCTTCCTTGCTCTTATAGTTGTTCTTGCTTTAGCCTTTGGCCACAATATCTGGGCTAGCTTCTTCAGTGATAGCTCTGAAATCATTAAGCAATTTGCCTCTTTGACACCCCTTCTTGCAATCTCGATAATGTTTGATTCTGTGCAAGGTGTCTTATCAG GTGTAGCAAGAGGATGTGGCTGGCAACACTTGGCTGTGTGGGCAAACTTAGCAACATTTTATTTCATTGGCATGCCAATTGCAGTACTTCTTGGATTTAAGTTAAAACTTCATGCTAGT GGTTTGTGGATTGGTTTGATCTGTGGTCTCTCTAGCCAAGCCAGCTCCCTTTTATTGATTTCGATGTGTCGAAACTGGACTAAAATGGCCATTCTTGCAAGCAGAGAAACTGAAACCCCAAGCCTAGTATGA
- the LOC123209116 gene encoding protein DETOXIFICATION 19-like isoform X3, protein MLSDTSLGDGTRLLEAAGDDHGEKSWRKKVLDWEEAKTQVLFSLPMILTNVFYYAIPLVSVMFAGHLGQLELAGATLANSWATVTGFAFMIGLSGALETLCGQGFGAKLYRMLGIYLQASCIISFFFSIIISIFWFYTEPILNILRFLQTQSVVMPMVLFSALPLGIHFGIAYPLVHCTSLGFKGASLAASVSLWISILVLVTYVFCAKKFKHTWEGFTCESFSFILTNLKLALPSATMVCLEYWAFEVLVFLAGLMPNSEQTTSLIAMCVNTETIAYMITYGLSAAASTRVSNELGAGNVSQAKNAMAVTLKLSIFLALIVVLALAFGHNIWASFFSDSSEIIKQFASLTPLLAISIMFDSVQGVLSGVARGCGWQHLAVWANLATFYFIGMPIAVLLGFKLKLHASGLWIGLICGLSSQASSLLLISMCRNWTKMAILASRETETPSLV, encoded by the exons ATGTTATCAGACACAAGTTTAGGCGATGGCACACGCTTGTTAGAGGCGGCTGGTGATGATCATGGAGAAAAAAGTTGGAGGAAGAAAGTTTTGGACTGGGAAGAAGCCAAGACCCAAGTCTTGTTTTCGCTACCCATGATTCTTACTAATGTTTTCTACTATGCTATCCCTCTGGTTTCTGTCATGTTTGCCGGTCACCTTGGCCAGCTTGAGCTTGCTGGCGCCACTCTTGCCAATTCTTGGGCTACCGTCACTGGGTTTGCTTTCATG ATAGGGCTAAGTGGAGCACTTGAAACACTTTGTGGTCAGGGATTTGGTGCAAAATTATACAGAATGCTGGGAATATACCTACAAGCTTCATGCATCATATCGTTCTTCTTCTCGATAATCATATCCATTTTCTGGTTCTATACAGAGCCTATACTG AACATCTTAAGGTTTCTTCAAACTCAATCCGTTGTCATGCCAATGGTCTTGTTCTCAGCGCTACCATTGGGCATTCATTTCGGCATTGCATATCCTTTAGTTCATTGCACATCGCTTGGTTTCAAGGGAGCTTCCTTAGCAGCTTCAGTTTCATTGTGGATATCAATCCTTGTGCTGGTAACATATGTGTTTTGTGCAAAAAAATTTAAGCACACATGGGAAGGATTTACTTGTGAATCATTTAGTTTTATCCTCACAAACTTGAAACTAGCCTTGCCCTCTGCAACAATGGTATG TTTGGAGTACTGGGCCTTTGAGGTTCTTGTGTTCTTAGCTGGATTGATGCCTAACTCAGAACAAACCACTTCATTGATCGCAATGTG TGTGAACACAGAAACCATTGCTTATATGATTACCTATGGTCTCAGCGCCGCAGCGAG CACGAGGGTGTCAAATGAATTGGGAGCAGGAAATGTCAGTCAAGCGAAGAATGCCATGGCTGTGACTCTTAAGCTCTCTATCTTCCTTGCTCTTATAGTTGTTCTTGCTTTAGCCTTTGGCCACAATATCTGGGCTAGCTTCTTCAGTGATAGCTCTGAAATCATTAAGCAATTTGCCTCTTTGACACCCCTTCTTGCAATCTCGATAATGTTTGATTCTGTGCAAGGTGTCTTATCAG GTGTAGCAAGAGGATGTGGCTGGCAACACTTGGCTGTGTGGGCAAACTTAGCAACATTTTATTTCATTGGCATGCCAATTGCAGTACTTCTTGGATTTAAGTTAAAACTTCATGCTAGT GGTTTGTGGATTGGTTTGATCTGTGGTCTCTCTAGCCAAGCCAGCTCCCTTTTATTGATTTCGATGTGTCGAAACTGGACTAAAATGGCCATTCTTGCAAGCAGAGAAACTGAAACCCCAAGCCTAGTATGA
- the LOC123209116 gene encoding protein DETOXIFICATION 19-like isoform X4 — MLSDTSLGDGTRLLEAAGDDHGEKSWRKKVLDWEEAKTQVLFSLPMILTNVFYYAIPLVSVMFAGHLGQLELAGATLANSWATVTGFAFMNILRFLQTQSVVMPMVLFSALPLGIHFGIAYPLVHCTSLGFKGASLAASVSLWISILVLVTYVFCAKKFKHTWEGFTCESFSFILTNLKLALPSATMVCLEYWAFEVLVFLAGLMPNSEQTTSLIAMCVNTETIAYMITYGLSAAASTRVSNELGAGNVSQAKNAMAVTLKLSIFLALIVVLALAFGHNIWASFFSDSSEIIKQFASLTPLLAISIMFDSVQGVLSGVARGCGWQHLAVWANLATFYFIGMPIAVLLGFKLKLHASGLWIGLICGLSSQASSLLLISMCRNWTKMAILASRETETPSLV, encoded by the exons ATGTTATCAGACACAAGTTTAGGCGATGGCACACGCTTGTTAGAGGCGGCTGGTGATGATCATGGAGAAAAAAGTTGGAGGAAGAAAGTTTTGGACTGGGAAGAAGCCAAGACCCAAGTCTTGTTTTCGCTACCCATGATTCTTACTAATGTTTTCTACTATGCTATCCCTCTGGTTTCTGTCATGTTTGCCGGTCACCTTGGCCAGCTTGAGCTTGCTGGCGCCACTCTTGCCAATTCTTGGGCTACCGTCACTGGGTTTGCTTTCATG AACATCTTAAGGTTTCTTCAAACTCAATCCGTTGTCATGCCAATGGTCTTGTTCTCAGCGCTACCATTGGGCATTCATTTCGGCATTGCATATCCTTTAGTTCATTGCACATCGCTTGGTTTCAAGGGAGCTTCCTTAGCAGCTTCAGTTTCATTGTGGATATCAATCCTTGTGCTGGTAACATATGTGTTTTGTGCAAAAAAATTTAAGCACACATGGGAAGGATTTACTTGTGAATCATTTAGTTTTATCCTCACAAACTTGAAACTAGCCTTGCCCTCTGCAACAATGGTATG TTTGGAGTACTGGGCCTTTGAGGTTCTTGTGTTCTTAGCTGGATTGATGCCTAACTCAGAACAAACCACTTCATTGATCGCAATGTG TGTGAACACAGAAACCATTGCTTATATGATTACCTATGGTCTCAGCGCCGCAGCGAG CACGAGGGTGTCAAATGAATTGGGAGCAGGAAATGTCAGTCAAGCGAAGAATGCCATGGCTGTGACTCTTAAGCTCTCTATCTTCCTTGCTCTTATAGTTGTTCTTGCTTTAGCCTTTGGCCACAATATCTGGGCTAGCTTCTTCAGTGATAGCTCTGAAATCATTAAGCAATTTGCCTCTTTGACACCCCTTCTTGCAATCTCGATAATGTTTGATTCTGTGCAAGGTGTCTTATCAG GTGTAGCAAGAGGATGTGGCTGGCAACACTTGGCTGTGTGGGCAAACTTAGCAACATTTTATTTCATTGGCATGCCAATTGCAGTACTTCTTGGATTTAAGTTAAAACTTCATGCTAGT GGTTTGTGGATTGGTTTGATCTGTGGTCTCTCTAGCCAAGCCAGCTCCCTTTTATTGATTTCGATGTGTCGAAACTGGACTAAAATGGCCATTCTTGCAAGCAGAGAAACTGAAACCCCAAGCCTAGTATGA
- the LOC123209116 gene encoding protein DETOXIFICATION 19-like isoform X1, whose amino-acid sequence MLSDTSLGDGTRLLEAAGDDHGEKSWRKKVLDWEEAKTQVLFSLPMILTNVFYYAIPLVSVMFAGHLGQLELAGATLANSWATVTGFAFMIGLSGALETLCGQGFGAKLYRMLGIYLQASCIISFFFSIIISIFWFYTEPILVVFHQDPSISKQAALYMRYLIPGIFAYGFLQNILRFLQTQSVVMPMVLFSALPLGIHFGIAYPLVHCTSLGFKGASLAASVSLWISILVLVTYVFCAKKFKHTWEGFTCESFSFILTNLKLALPSATMVCLEYWAFEVLVFLAGLMPNSEQTTSLIAMCVNTETIAYMITYGLSAAASTRVSNELGAGNVSQAKNAMAVTLKLSIFLALIVVLALAFGHNIWASFFSDSSEIIKQFASLTPLLAISIMFDSVQGVLSGVARGCGWQHLAVWANLATFYFIGMPIAVLLGFKLKLHASGLWIGLICGLSSQASSLLLISMCRNWTKMAILASRETETPSLV is encoded by the exons ATGTTATCAGACACAAGTTTAGGCGATGGCACACGCTTGTTAGAGGCGGCTGGTGATGATCATGGAGAAAAAAGTTGGAGGAAGAAAGTTTTGGACTGGGAAGAAGCCAAGACCCAAGTCTTGTTTTCGCTACCCATGATTCTTACTAATGTTTTCTACTATGCTATCCCTCTGGTTTCTGTCATGTTTGCCGGTCACCTTGGCCAGCTTGAGCTTGCTGGCGCCACTCTTGCCAATTCTTGGGCTACCGTCACTGGGTTTGCTTTCATG ATAGGGCTAAGTGGAGCACTTGAAACACTTTGTGGTCAGGGATTTGGTGCAAAATTATACAGAATGCTGGGAATATACCTACAAGCTTCATGCATCATATCGTTCTTCTTCTCGATAATCATATCCATTTTCTGGTTCTATACAGAGCCTATACTGGTTGTATTTCATCAAGATCCCAGTATTTCAAAACAAGCAGCTCTTTATATGAGATATCTCATTCCGGGTATATTTGCATATGGCTTTTTACAGAACATCTTAAGGTTTCTTCAAACTCAATCCGTTGTCATGCCAATGGTCTTGTTCTCAGCGCTACCATTGGGCATTCATTTCGGCATTGCATATCCTTTAGTTCATTGCACATCGCTTGGTTTCAAGGGAGCTTCCTTAGCAGCTTCAGTTTCATTGTGGATATCAATCCTTGTGCTGGTAACATATGTGTTTTGTGCAAAAAAATTTAAGCACACATGGGAAGGATTTACTTGTGAATCATTTAGTTTTATCCTCACAAACTTGAAACTAGCCTTGCCCTCTGCAACAATGGTATG TTTGGAGTACTGGGCCTTTGAGGTTCTTGTGTTCTTAGCTGGATTGATGCCTAACTCAGAACAAACCACTTCATTGATCGCAATGTG TGTGAACACAGAAACCATTGCTTATATGATTACCTATGGTCTCAGCGCCGCAGCGAG CACGAGGGTGTCAAATGAATTGGGAGCAGGAAATGTCAGTCAAGCGAAGAATGCCATGGCTGTGACTCTTAAGCTCTCTATCTTCCTTGCTCTTATAGTTGTTCTTGCTTTAGCCTTTGGCCACAATATCTGGGCTAGCTTCTTCAGTGATAGCTCTGAAATCATTAAGCAATTTGCCTCTTTGACACCCCTTCTTGCAATCTCGATAATGTTTGATTCTGTGCAAGGTGTCTTATCAG GTGTAGCAAGAGGATGTGGCTGGCAACACTTGGCTGTGTGGGCAAACTTAGCAACATTTTATTTCATTGGCATGCCAATTGCAGTACTTCTTGGATTTAAGTTAAAACTTCATGCTAGT GGTTTGTGGATTGGTTTGATCTGTGGTCTCTCTAGCCAAGCCAGCTCCCTTTTATTGATTTCGATGTGTCGAAACTGGACTAAAATGGCCATTCTTGCAAGCAGAGAAACTGAAACCCCAAGCCTAGTATGA